The Desulfatirhabdium butyrativorans DSM 18734 genome segment CGATCCATCGAGCTGGTCAGATGCAGAAAAGGCGGACTTTTCGGCTGCCTTGACGGAGCTGAAGAAAACGATATTGGCGCTGCTGAAAAAGTGAAGTGGCCCCTGCGGAATTGAGGGGAAAAGTTATCGGAGCCATATAAAAAGTGGTATATCTTTAATAGGATAGGTGGTGTCGGCGCGCCGACACCCATCGCGCGCAAATAGGCGCATTCACCTGTGATCTGTTCAGACACCTCTTTGACCCTATGGTGTCATCACACGCGCGAATATGTTCAAGCGCCTGCGGACGACATCGCGTCATGGAGGCTATAGTCATCTGCTGCCGCTCGAATGCCCCGTGATGTGTAAGAGAAAGAAGGTGGAGAATCACGCCTTATAAAAACAGGAAATAGCATTATGTTCAGAAGAAATTGCTATATGGAATATGCGCTGGTCGGGCTGTCTTTTGTTTTATTGGGGCTTTACCGATTCTGGCCGGTGCTCTTCACGCCGAATCTCGCACTTTCAAACTGGGGTGATGGTATTGGTACTATGGGGTGGTTTGGAGAACTTCCCATACTTTTCAAAAGTAAAGGTATCACGGGTTATATCTTTAGTGATTTTGTTCATGTTCACTCTGTGGGGGGAGGGCTGTTACCTCCCGTGATGCTCTGGAGCGCTTTTTGGCGTATTCTTTTGCTGCCTTTGGTATTGCTTCATGTTGCGCCTGATAATATATACGATATATGGGGTTATCTGACATTTATCTTTACGGGACTGAGTGCATATTTTCTGGCGCGTGTACTTGGGGCAAACTTCCTCCTGGCGCTGTTTTCCGCCTTGATTTACACCGGTATGGATAATTTTGGCGGAAGACTCCATGGGCATATTACATTGGTGTCTCCTTTTATGATACTGATTCAAACGGGGTCTGCCATTGTTGCCTCCCGGAATAACAAAGCCACAAGTTTTCTTTTGCTGGGTATTGCTACCTGGTTGTCTTTTCAAGCCAATGAATATTATGGTTTTTTCGGAGTTATTTACGCTTCGATCATCTTCATGGGGTTTTATTTCAGCTATTCCGAAGGAAACCTGTATTCATGGAACAGTATTCGGAAATTACTATTTCATCTTGCAATGGCATTTATCCCGTTTTTAATTCTTATGCTTGTCACCTATCCTACCGTACTCTTGGGAAGATTCGGATATGGTTCATCCGAGAGCAAAATATTTGCACAGGTCACTCATAACCCAGGAGAATTATTGGTTTATTCTGTAAAGAACCCTTTGGGCTTGTTTGTATCAGGGATGAAAGATCTGCCCGGGTTTTGTGCTGTCACCGGTAATCCGTGGGAGTTTTCATTCAGGATAGGCTTTGCCATAGGGGTTGCCATCCTTTTTTTTGGAATCATATTGGCTGTTTTGGAAAAAATGTCCCTTGGCGAAATGTTTCGCTCCTCAAAATGGCTGAAGCCGGCCGCTGTCTTTGCGTGTGCAGGTCTGGTGATGGCCTTAATAGGTCTCAATCCGGGCGTATATTCGATTTCTTTGGCGCGCGCTTGTTACGTTATAGCTCCCATGTTTCGAGTAATGGCAAGGGCTTATTTGCTTGTGGATATCAGCTTGATATCCATTTTGCTTATACTTGCTTCTTCTTTCTTTGATAAGATCAGGAATTATGAACATCATCGTGAATTACGATGGATGGCATTTGTGTTTGGCGTAGCGATGCTTGTATATGTTTATGCGGATGCTACTCGGGGTATTCTTCCTCGACGGTTCGATGCGTTTCCGCTTCCTCAAAAAGCACAACTTTTCAATGTGGTGCCGTCCGATGCGCCTGGTTCTGTTATTGAGCTTCCTTTTTGGCCTCCATCTGCGGTTCCTGAAAAAAGCTATGAGTATGTCTATAACTGGGCGATACACAAGCATCCTTTAGTGAACGGTTCTTTTTATCAAATACCTCAGATGAATCCAGAGATAGCTGAGAAACTCGAGTTTTTTGCTCAGGATGTAAACCAACCCGATGCTAAAATCATAGAGGAGCTGGGTAACGCCGGCATTCATTTCCTGGTGGCCAACTGTGGAACCATTGACTTTAATTATCTCAAAAATTTAACCGGTTTGAAAATACTGAATACAGATGGTTGTTCCACATTGTATGAGATCACTTCATTTAACCCTCAAGGACATTTTACGGATTTTTTGACGATTAAACGTGTCGTGGATAAATTGGTGCCGATGATAGACAATATCGATTCAGCCATTCAGCAATATTTAAACAGTGGCCATCCTTTGGCTGATTTATATCCAGTAGCATTGGAAAATTTAGGATTGATGGATAAATCGTGGGGCGGTTTCCCCAGAAACGCTCCGAATTACAACTGGACACAGAACGGATTTTGGGTCGGAGCGTGGAACACTAACTATGCTATTGGCTATTCACCCGCTACGACAAATGTTGTACGATATTTGCACGACATTTACAGATCAAAAGCAGTACGCATGTATTTTCCCTATCCAAAGGTTTTTGACCCGAAGACTGCACCGCCGGAAGAGAAAGGGCAGGTGCTGATAGAATTTAAAATCAATTAGATTTCAGGTGGTTCCTTCTTTCCATAAAAACCATACGATGGTTCCAATGCACATCAGCGCCGATGAGATAAACAGCGCCCAGGCAATCTGGATGGAATATTGGTGAAATAGACCGATGCCTCCCAGCATGATTGCCAGGCCGATGCCAAGTAGCCAGAGAAATCCGTATTCGTTTCTGGCCAGGCAATAGGTAAAAAATACGTTGGCCATGGCCAGAAACGCCATGGCCGAGCTGATAATGCGAAATAAAGGGGCGGACGGCAGGTAGGTTTTGCCATACAATAGCGAAATGATCTGCGCCGGCCATGTGGCGCATATACCGGCAAAGCCGCCGGCAAGCACAGCGGTCAGTCCTGCGCTCCACCAGAGGGCTGCGTGATTTCGAACCCCTAATGAATGAGATTTCGCGGCTGATGGAAACATAACCATTAGAAAAATACTCGGCAAGAAAAAAGCGATTCTGCCCAGAATGGCTGCGGTTGCGTAAAATCCGGCATCGTCCGGTGAGCAGAAATGTCTCACCAGAACGATATCGATTTGCCCCAGGGAGCCTACGCCGATGGACATCAGTAGCACCGGTACGGAATATCGGATCATATCGCTGATTACATCCATGGTGGGTGCTGTATGGGGGCCTGTCATGATATCGTGCAGGCAATACAGGCCGAAGGCAAGACTCAAAATCATGCCTGTTGCACCGGACAGAAGCGCACCCGTTATTCCCCAATTGAGAAATAGTACATAAAGAACTCCGGAGGCGAAACGGATGCCGGTATTGGCCGTGGATATCAATCCGTAAGGTATGAATCTTTGCAAGCCCTGAAGAATGCCCATCGGCAGTGGCAGCAGAAATGCCAGAGCCGTTTGGCCTACCATCAGGGCGATAGCCCAGGTTTGGTGGATCCGAAGGA includes the following:
- a CDS encoding oligosaccharide flippase family protein, translating into MNPHLTQNAILFILINSGNIFNYLFQVMIGRKLTPEDYGAFNALNSMTVLITILTGVLPMVFAKFTVQLSLKSIDEVRGLFFAGMKWLCIGAGAVMLFGWATIPLVADFLRIHQTWAIALMVGQTALAFLLPLPMGILQGLQRFIPYGLISTANTGIRFASGVLYVLFLNWGITGALLSGATGMILSLAFGLYCLHDIMTGPHTAPTMDVISDMIRYSVPVLLMSIGVGSLGQIDIVLVRHFCSPDDAGFYATAAILGRIAFFLPSIFLMVMFPSAAKSHSLGVRNHAALWWSAGLTAVLAGGFAGICATWPAQIISLLYGKTYLPSAPLFRIISSAMAFLAMANVFFTYCLARNEYGFLWLLGIGLAIMLGGIGLFHQYSIQIAWALFISSALMCIGTIVWFLWKEGTT